In the genome of Cystobacter fuscus DSM 2262, one region contains:
- the zwf gene encoding glucose-6-phosphate dehydrogenase, producing the protein MTAQPVSDALVFFGATGDLAFKQIFPALQALVAREHLSVPIIGVAKADWNLERLRQRAHESIKAHGQDDPASLERLCQLLRYVDGDYRDPKTFALVREALGKAQRPLHYLAIPPSLFGTVVEGLSKSSCLQEARVVVEKPFGRDLASARELNATLHQYLPESAIFRIDHFLGKEPVQNLLFFRFANVFLEPIWNRQHVRSVQVTLAESFGIKGRGAFYDEVGAIRDVLQNHLLQIVALLAMDAPFCSSAEALRDEKARVFKAMRSLTPDSVVRGQFRGYRQVPGVSPTSEVETFAAVRLFIDSWRWADVPFYIRAGKCLPTDATEVFVELNHPPRPIFEEPTQASPNFVRFRLGPDVRISLGARAKKPGSTMEGEDVDLVASELPEVVVKPYERLLGDAMRGDVSLFARQESVEEAWRVVDPILDDGSRVYEYEPGTWGPSEADVLAPQGSWRTVLRDSGGVSVVRDSRDEHPRSREGHEEGTPRVKPARP; encoded by the coding sequence ATGACCGCTCAGCCCGTGTCCGATGCCCTCGTGTTCTTCGGCGCCACCGGAGACCTCGCTTTCAAACAGATCTTCCCCGCGCTCCAGGCGCTGGTGGCGCGCGAGCACCTGTCCGTGCCCATCATCGGCGTGGCCAAGGCGGACTGGAACCTGGAGCGGCTGAGGCAGCGCGCCCACGAGAGCATAAAGGCGCATGGCCAGGATGACCCGGCCTCGCTCGAGCGCCTGTGTCAGCTCCTGCGCTACGTGGATGGGGACTATCGGGACCCGAAGACCTTCGCCCTGGTGCGCGAGGCGCTCGGCAAGGCCCAGCGTCCGCTGCACTACCTGGCCATTCCCCCGAGCCTGTTCGGCACGGTGGTGGAGGGGCTGTCGAAGTCGAGCTGCCTGCAAGAGGCGCGCGTGGTGGTGGAGAAGCCCTTCGGACGCGACCTGGCCTCGGCGCGCGAGCTCAACGCGACGCTGCACCAGTACCTGCCCGAGTCCGCCATCTTCCGCATCGATCACTTCCTCGGGAAGGAGCCGGTGCAGAACCTGCTGTTCTTCCGCTTCGCCAACGTCTTCCTGGAGCCCATCTGGAACCGGCAGCACGTGCGCAGCGTGCAGGTGACGCTCGCGGAGAGCTTCGGCATCAAGGGCCGCGGCGCCTTCTATGACGAGGTGGGCGCCATCCGCGACGTGTTGCAGAACCACCTGCTCCAGATTGTCGCGCTGCTCGCCATGGATGCGCCCTTCTGCTCGTCCGCGGAGGCGCTGCGCGACGAGAAGGCGCGGGTCTTCAAGGCGATGCGCTCGCTCACGCCGGACAGCGTGGTGCGCGGGCAGTTCCGCGGCTACCGGCAGGTGCCCGGGGTGTCGCCCACGTCCGAGGTGGAGACGTTCGCTGCGGTGCGGCTGTTCATCGACTCGTGGAGATGGGCGGACGTGCCCTTCTACATCCGCGCCGGCAAGTGCCTGCCCACCGATGCGACCGAGGTCTTCGTCGAGCTCAACCACCCGCCGCGGCCCATCTTCGAGGAGCCGACGCAGGCCTCGCCCAACTTCGTGCGCTTCCGGCTGGGCCCCGACGTGCGCATCTCGCTCGGGGCGAGGGCGAAGAAGCCGGGCAGCACGATGGAGGGCGAGGACGTGGACCTGGTGGCGAGCGAGCTGCCCGAGGTGGTGGTGAAGCCCTACGAGCGGCTGCTGGGGGATGCGATGCGCGGGGACGTGTCGCTCTTCGCGCGACAGGAGAGCGTGGAGGAGGCGTGGCGGGTGGTGGACCCGATCCTCGACGATGGCAGCCGGGTGTACGAGTACGAGCCGGGCACCTGGGGGCCGAGCGAGGCGGATGTACTCGCGCCCCAGGGCTCGTGGCGCACGGTGCTGCGGGACTCGGGGGGCGTGAGCGTGGTCCGGGACTCGCGTGACGAGCACCCACGCAGCCGCGAGGGACACGAGGAGGGCACGCCCCGCGTCAAACCGGCCCGGCCGTGA
- the gnd gene encoding phosphogluconate dehydrogenase (NAD(+)-dependent, decarboxylating) has product MELGMIGLGRMGSSMVRRLLMTGHRCVVHDVLRENVEWLQRDGAVGAFSLTDLVRQLPAPRTVWLMLPSGVVDDTLRDLAALLEPGDTIIEGGNSHYRDDLRRAAELRARGLHYVDVGVSGGVWGQERGYCLMIGGEPGPVHRLQPVFSALAPGVAAAPRTPGREGPPSPAEQGWLHCGPNGAGHFVKMVHNGIEYGLMAAYAEGLAVLHHANAGRHPPKADAETAPLREPSAYQYDFHLPDVVEVWRRGSVIGSWLLDLTAHALGKNPELSDFSGRVSDSGEGRWTQQAAIDEGVPTPVLASALYSRFTSQGEGDFANKIQSAMRFAFGGHLEKKGGE; this is encoded by the coding sequence ATGGAATTGGGAATGATCGGGCTGGGCCGGATGGGCTCCTCGATGGTGCGCCGGCTCCTCATGACGGGACACCGCTGCGTCGTCCACGACGTGCTCCGCGAGAATGTGGAGTGGCTCCAGCGCGACGGCGCCGTGGGGGCCTTCTCCCTGACGGACCTGGTGCGCCAGCTCCCCGCGCCGCGCACGGTGTGGCTGATGCTGCCCTCGGGCGTGGTGGACGACACGCTGCGCGACCTGGCGGCCCTGCTCGAGCCCGGAGACACGATCATCGAGGGCGGCAATTCCCATTACCGGGATGACCTGCGCCGGGCGGCGGAGCTGCGGGCCAGGGGCCTGCACTACGTGGACGTGGGCGTGAGCGGCGGGGTGTGGGGCCAGGAGCGGGGATACTGCCTGATGATTGGCGGCGAGCCGGGGCCCGTGCACCGGTTGCAGCCCGTCTTCTCCGCGCTGGCCCCGGGAGTCGCCGCCGCGCCCCGGACGCCGGGCCGCGAGGGCCCTCCGTCTCCCGCGGAGCAGGGCTGGCTGCACTGTGGCCCCAATGGCGCGGGCCACTTCGTGAAGATGGTGCACAACGGCATCGAGTACGGCCTCATGGCCGCCTACGCCGAGGGGCTCGCCGTGCTCCACCACGCCAACGCGGGCCGCCATCCCCCCAAGGCCGACGCGGAGACCGCTCCCCTGCGCGAGCCGAGCGCCTACCAGTACGACTTCCACCTGCCCGACGTGGTCGAGGTGTGGCGGCGCGGCAGCGTCATCGGCTCGTGGCTGCTCGACCTGACGGCCCATGCGCTGGGCAAGAATCCCGAGTTGAGTGACTTCTCCGGCCGCGTGTCCGACTCGGGGGAGGGGCGGTGGACGCAGCAGGCCGCCATCGACGAGGGCGTGCCCACGCCGGTGCTCGCCAGCGCCCTCTACTCGCGCTTCACCAGCCAGGGCGAGGGGGACTTCGCCAACAAGATCCAGTCCGCCATGCGCTTCGCCTTCGGCGGCCACCTGGAGAAGAAAGGAGGCGAGTGA
- a CDS encoding glycoside hydrolase family 15 protein, giving the protein MSWPIEDYALIGDTQTAALVARDGSIDWLCLPRFDSGACFAALLGHPEHGRWKIAPAGRRVPRVRRRYREDSLVLETEFTTPEGVVRVVDCMPPRDCTPDVVRVVEGVRGRVPMHMQLVIRFDYGSVVPWATREAGEWRAVAGPDALSLYTPVAVHGHHLTTVADFTVSEGQRIPFVLRWHPSHEPAPPPLDGLEALADTEDWWREWFSHCTYQGAWSEAVRTSLMTLKALTYAPTGGIVAAATTSLPERLGGQRNWDYRFCWLRDATFTLYALSLGGFRKEAEAWRSWLMRSVAGDASKLQIMYGVAGERRLPELSLDWLPGYGHSRPVRIGNAAVDQLQLDVYGEVMDALHQAHRMELRDDPRSWDVALVLMDFLESGWKQPDSGLWEVRGQPQHFTYSKVMAWVAFDRAVKTVERYGMNGPAAHWREVRDAIHREVCQRAYDSKRGTFTQAYGSDNLDASLLLLPLVGFVSPKDPRMVGTVRAIENELMYQGLVRRYHTHATDDGLPPGEGLFLACSFWLADNYVLQGRMKEAEALFERLLGLRNDVGLLAEEYEPSLRRQLGNFPQAFSHVGLINTAFNLERHHRKSPAIHRRENHIGEPEAPPPAP; this is encoded by the coding sequence ATGTCTTGGCCCATCGAGGATTACGCCCTCATCGGAGATACGCAGACAGCGGCGCTGGTGGCCCGGGACGGCTCCATCGACTGGCTGTGTCTGCCGCGGTTCGACTCGGGCGCCTGCTTCGCGGCCCTGCTGGGGCATCCCGAGCATGGCCGTTGGAAGATCGCACCCGCGGGCCGAAGGGTGCCCCGGGTGCGGCGGCGCTACCGCGAGGACAGCCTCGTGCTGGAGACGGAATTCACCACGCCCGAGGGGGTGGTGCGGGTGGTGGACTGCATGCCGCCGCGCGACTGCACCCCGGACGTCGTCCGCGTGGTGGAGGGAGTACGGGGCCGGGTGCCCATGCACATGCAGCTCGTCATCCGCTTCGACTATGGCTCGGTGGTGCCCTGGGCGACGCGCGAGGCGGGCGAGTGGCGCGCGGTGGCGGGCCCGGACGCGCTCAGCCTCTACACGCCCGTGGCGGTGCACGGCCACCACCTCACCACGGTGGCGGACTTCACCGTCTCCGAGGGCCAGCGCATCCCCTTCGTCCTGCGCTGGCACCCCTCGCACGAGCCCGCGCCCCCGCCCCTGGATGGCCTGGAGGCGCTCGCGGACACCGAGGACTGGTGGAGGGAGTGGTTCAGCCACTGCACCTACCAGGGCGCCTGGAGCGAGGCGGTGCGCACGTCGCTGATGACGCTCAAGGCGCTCACCTACGCGCCCACGGGGGGAATCGTCGCGGCGGCCACCACGTCGCTGCCCGAGCGGCTCGGCGGCCAGCGCAACTGGGACTACCGCTTCTGCTGGCTGCGCGACGCCACCTTCACCCTGTATGCGCTGTCACTCGGGGGCTTCCGGAAGGAGGCCGAGGCGTGGCGCTCCTGGCTCATGCGCTCGGTGGCGGGCGATGCGTCCAAGCTGCAGATCATGTACGGCGTGGCCGGCGAGCGGCGCCTGCCGGAGCTGAGCCTGGACTGGCTGCCGGGCTATGGGCACTCGCGGCCGGTGCGCATCGGCAACGCCGCGGTCGATCAGCTCCAGTTGGATGTCTATGGCGAGGTGATGGACGCGCTCCACCAGGCGCACCGCATGGAGCTGAGGGATGACCCGCGCTCCTGGGACGTGGCGCTCGTGCTGATGGACTTCCTCGAGTCCGGCTGGAAGCAGCCCGACTCGGGCCTGTGGGAGGTGCGGGGGCAGCCCCAGCACTTCACCTACTCGAAGGTGATGGCCTGGGTGGCGTTCGATCGCGCGGTGAAGACGGTGGAGCGCTACGGCATGAATGGGCCGGCGGCGCACTGGCGCGAGGTGCGCGACGCCATCCACCGCGAGGTGTGCCAGCGCGCCTATGACTCGAAGCGAGGCACCTTCACGCAGGCCTACGGCTCGGACAACCTGGACGCGAGCCTGCTGCTGCTGCCCCTGGTGGGCTTCGTGTCCCCGAAGGATCCGCGCATGGTGGGCACCGTGCGCGCCATCGAGAACGAGCTCATGTACCAGGGGCTCGTGCGGCGCTACCACACCCATGCGACGGATGATGGACTGCCGCCCGGGGAAGGGCTCTTCCTCGCCTGTTCCTTCTGGCTCGCGGACAACTACGTGCTGCAGGGCCGCATGAAGGAGGCGGAGGCGCTCTTCGAGCGGCTGCTCGGGCTGCGCAACGACGTGGGGCTGTTGGCCGAGGAGTACGAGCCCTCGCTGCGGCGGCAGCTCGGCAACTTCCCCCAGGCCTTCTCGCACGTGGGGCTCATCAACACGGCGTTCAACCTCGAGCGCCACCACCGCAAGAGCCCCGCGATCCACCGGCGTGAGAATCACATCGGGGAGCCCGAGGCCCCGCCGCCCGCGCCGTGA
- a CDS encoding SDR family NAD(P)-dependent oxidoreductase gives MDLELKGKSALVTGSSRGIGRAIALSLAREGVRVCLSARGAPGLEAVAAELRASGAEVATVAGDVATPDGAQAAVDAAVRAFGSLDILVNNVGGSGGAGSFDVATAEQWTAVLDSNLLATVWCSQHAVARMKAQGGGCIVHINSIFGREYATSAPYTAAKAAVTALTKEMAVDLARHRIRVNGVAPGAILFPGGSWDRRRQANPEKVEKMVREELPWGRFGTPEEVADVVVFLCSSGARWVTGATLPVDGGQGRAF, from the coding sequence ATGGATCTGGAACTCAAGGGCAAGAGCGCGCTCGTCACGGGCAGCAGTCGGGGAATCGGACGGGCCATCGCCCTGTCCCTGGCACGCGAGGGCGTACGTGTCTGTCTGAGCGCCCGAGGTGCCCCGGGGCTGGAGGCGGTGGCGGCGGAGTTGCGTGCCTCCGGCGCCGAGGTGGCCACCGTCGCGGGGGACGTGGCCACCCCCGACGGGGCCCAGGCGGCGGTGGACGCGGCCGTGCGCGCGTTCGGCTCGCTCGACATCCTCGTGAACAACGTGGGTGGCAGCGGGGGCGCGGGCTCCTTCGACGTGGCCACGGCCGAGCAGTGGACGGCCGTGCTCGACAGCAACCTGCTCGCGACCGTGTGGTGCAGCCAGCACGCCGTGGCCCGGATGAAGGCCCAGGGCGGCGGCTGCATCGTGCACATCAACTCCATCTTCGGCCGCGAGTACGCCACCAGCGCCCCCTACACCGCGGCCAAGGCGGCCGTCACCGCGCTCACCAAGGAGATGGCCGTGGACCTGGCGCGCCACCGCATCCGCGTCAACGGCGTGGCCCCGGGCGCCATCCTCTTCCCCGGCGGCAGTTGGGACCGCCGCCGACAGGCCAATCCGGAGAAGGTGGAGAAGATGGTGCGCGAGGAGCTGCCCTGGGGCCGCTTCGGCACCCCCGAGGAGGTGGCCGACGTGGTCGTCTTCCTGTGTTCCTCGGGTGCACGCTGGGTGACGGGCGCCACCCTCCCCGTCGATGGTGGACAGGGCCGCGCCTTTTGA
- a CDS encoding peptidylprolyl isomerase, with translation MKSIVSSCCAVLVLLASASLADPPKKEKAPPAPAGKVNVVLRTEKGEIELELDEAHAPISVRNFLGYVDAGLFKGGVFHRTVTPGNQPNNPVKIEVIQGGADPSRKAERRAPIALERTSVTGLRHEDGTVSMARDTPDSAVSDFFICIGDQPELDFGGKRNPDGQGFGAFGRVVRGMDVVRAIQQAPARGQQLTPPVKILEATRKK, from the coding sequence ATGAAGTCGATTGTGTCCTCGTGCTGTGCCGTCCTGGTGCTGCTCGCCTCCGCTTCCCTCGCCGACCCTCCGAAGAAGGAGAAGGCGCCTCCCGCTCCCGCGGGCAAGGTGAACGTGGTGCTGCGCACGGAGAAGGGGGAGATCGAGCTGGAGCTCGACGAGGCCCATGCGCCCATCTCGGTGCGCAACTTCCTCGGCTACGTGGACGCGGGGCTGTTCAAGGGTGGGGTGTTCCACCGCACCGTGACGCCCGGCAATCAGCCGAACAACCCGGTGAAGATCGAGGTCATCCAGGGCGGAGCCGATCCCTCGCGAAAGGCCGAGCGGCGCGCTCCCATCGCCCTGGAGCGCACGAGCGTCACCGGCCTGCGGCACGAGGACGGCACGGTCTCCATGGCCCGGGACACGCCCGACTCGGCGGTGTCCGACTTCTTCATCTGCATTGGCGATCAGCCCGAGCTGGATTTCGGCGGCAAGCGCAACCCGGATGGGCAGGGGTTCGGGGCCTTCGGCCGGGTGGTGCGGGGCATGGACGTGGTGCGCGCCATCCAGCAGGCCCCCGCCCGGGGTCAGCAGCTCACCCCGCCCGTCAAAATCCTCGAGGCCACGCGCAAGAAGTGA
- a CDS encoding MlaD family protein, whose protein sequence is MSIFTQTSKDQRLALRVGAFVAMAFVLAGIVVFFIGQKTHLFEKQVSYRAYFASVEGLSSHSPVWLNGLEVGRVEAVGFPSKPGEKRMEVRLRLSTEYAQRVRADSVARLSSLGVLGDKAVDISLGSLDQPEVPEGGEIPSETSGDVSAMMRSASKVLDDAVAVSGELRKAVTAYADPKMAQDVAAGVRSLRLMLEEIEKGNGTLHALIYDEETGRNVRALVANASQTAMRMDKAVAHVESLLGEVEHGNGTAHALIYGQDGANALKELGSAAGQLAGLLEDAKKNPDGAVHQLVYGSAGGMLADLGSAAADIKQITSMVARGEGSLGGIITDPTVYEDLRQVVGNVKRNRVLRALVRFAIDNNDNVQYVGVPLQQPKDEGSQRAIGGAGPDSQPSGDAPPVPVVAPLPGKAP, encoded by the coding sequence GTGAGCATCTTCACACAGACATCCAAGGATCAACGGCTCGCCCTCCGGGTGGGCGCTTTCGTGGCGATGGCCTTCGTGCTGGCGGGCATCGTCGTCTTCTTCATCGGCCAGAAGACCCACCTGTTCGAGAAGCAGGTCAGCTACCGCGCCTACTTCGCGAGCGTGGAGGGGCTCTCCAGCCACTCGCCCGTGTGGCTCAACGGCCTGGAGGTCGGCCGCGTGGAGGCCGTGGGCTTCCCCTCCAAGCCCGGCGAGAAGCGCATGGAGGTGCGCCTGCGCCTGAGCACCGAGTACGCCCAGCGCGTGCGCGCCGACTCCGTCGCCCGCCTGTCGAGCCTCGGCGTGCTCGGGGACAAGGCCGTGGACATCTCGCTCGGCTCCCTGGATCAGCCCGAGGTGCCCGAGGGCGGTGAGATTCCCTCCGAGACCAGCGGGGACGTGAGCGCGATGATGCGCAGCGCGAGCAAGGTGCTCGATGACGCCGTGGCCGTGAGCGGCGAGCTGCGCAAGGCGGTCACCGCGTACGCCGACCCCAAGATGGCCCAGGACGTGGCCGCCGGCGTGCGCAGCCTGCGCCTGATGCTCGAGGAGATCGAGAAGGGCAATGGCACCCTGCACGCCCTCATCTATGACGAGGAGACCGGCCGCAACGTGCGCGCGCTCGTGGCCAATGCCTCTCAAACGGCCATGCGCATGGACAAGGCCGTGGCCCACGTCGAGTCCCTGCTCGGTGAGGTGGAGCACGGCAACGGCACCGCCCACGCCCTCATCTATGGCCAGGACGGCGCCAACGCCCTCAAGGAGCTGGGCTCCGCCGCGGGCCAGCTCGCCGGGCTGCTCGAGGACGCGAAGAAGAACCCCGATGGCGCCGTGCACCAGCTCGTGTACGGCAGCGCGGGCGGCATGCTCGCCGACCTGGGCAGCGCCGCCGCCGACATCAAGCAGATCACCTCCATGGTCGCTCGCGGCGAGGGCTCGCTGGGCGGCATCATCACCGACCCCACCGTGTACGAGGACCTGCGGCAGGTGGTGGGCAACGTGAAGCGCAACCGCGTGCTGCGCGCGCTCGTGCGCTTCGCCATCGACAACAACGACAACGTCCAATACGTGGGCGTGCCCCTCCAGCAACCCAAGGACGAGGGCTCCCAGCGGGCCATCGGCGGCGCGGGTCCGGACTCGCAGCCTTCCGGCGACGCTCCCCCGGTGCCGGTGGTCGCGCCGCTGCCGGGCAAGGCGCCGTGA
- a CDS encoding ABC transporter ATP-binding protein yields MFSRPSPRLRFQPPQAGEELIRFEHLRKAFGPKRIYDDVMLSVYAGETLTVIGGSGTGKSVLLKCLIGLLRQDSGRIFFQGQDLTEWGEEDFIHLRRHVAMVFQGAALFDSLSVGENIAYPLHEHFPEMTPAQVRERVAEKLALVGLPGIENMRPADLSGGMRKRVGLARAIATNPEVILWDEPTTGLDPVTTETIDQMIRSMQKQLGCTSIVVTHDMVSALSVSDRIAMLANRRIVQVGTTEEIRRSKVPEVRAFLDARGQELGRAAS; encoded by the coding sequence ATGTTCTCCCGCCCGTCCCCCCGACTGCGCTTCCAACCGCCCCAAGCCGGCGAGGAACTCATCCGCTTCGAGCACCTGCGCAAGGCCTTCGGCCCCAAGCGCATCTACGACGACGTGATGCTCTCCGTGTACGCGGGGGAGACACTCACCGTCATCGGCGGCTCGGGCACCGGCAAGAGCGTGCTGCTCAAGTGCCTCATCGGGTTGCTGCGCCAGGACTCCGGCCGCATCTTCTTCCAGGGGCAGGATCTCACCGAGTGGGGTGAGGAGGACTTCATCCACCTGCGCCGCCACGTGGCCATGGTGTTCCAGGGCGCGGCCCTGTTCGACTCGCTGAGCGTGGGGGAGAACATCGCCTACCCGCTGCACGAGCACTTCCCGGAGATGACGCCCGCCCAGGTGCGCGAGCGCGTGGCCGAGAAGCTCGCGCTCGTGGGGCTGCCGGGCATCGAGAACATGCGGCCCGCGGACCTGTCCGGTGGCATGCGCAAGCGCGTGGGCCTGGCGCGCGCCATCGCCACCAACCCGGAGGTCATCCTCTGGGACGAGCCCACCACGGGATTGGATCCCGTCACCACGGAGACGATCGATCAGATGATCCGCTCCATGCAGAAGCAGCTCGGGTGCACGTCCATCGTGGTCACGCATGACATGGTGAGTGCCCTCTCGGTGTCCGACCGGATCGCCATGCTGGCCAACCGGCGCATCGTCCAGGTGGGCACCACGGAGGAAATCCGGCGTTCCAAGGTGCCCGAGGTGCGGGCCTTCCTGGACGCCCGGGGGCAGGAATTGGGGAGGGCGGCGTCGTGA